From the genome of Candidatus Poribacteria bacterium:
TCTGCATTCTGAAATTCGATACTGAAAAGTACCTGCTAAAACAATATGATATGACAACACCTGTCGTCGATGCCGGACACACGCCTTTACAGATTGAAGCGGCTGTTCTCACACTTTTACACGACAAAGGTTGTCAAGTGCCTCAACTCATTTGGAAATCAGAACGCCTCCATTCGCTACTATTAGAGTGGTGTGGTGAGTTCACACTTGACGCGCTCGTCCAGTCCCATAAGAAACCCGCCCAGTCTATTACTGCACTTCTGTACACGATACTCCGAGAATTGTGTAAGATTGAGAACTGTTTTACAACGCACGCGGCACAGTTCGCGCCTTATGTCTTCCGTTTTAATGCACAAACAATTCTGCGAGATTTACTGGAACAGGGCAAAAAAGTCGTCGGTTATCTCTCACATCTTAACAACAGCCGGATGTCATCTGCTGAAATAGAGAGGTTCACAGATACATGGAACATGTTTGCGAACCGTTTACAGCATGCGCCGACAACACTTGGCAACTTGGACAACAACGCTCGGAATATCGTCATTCGGGACGTATCTCCGTTCTTTATCGACTTCGCGAGTATCGGTTGGAATTGGCAAGCGATGCGCCTTGTGCAGCTATTCAATAGTATTGGTGCCTTCCTGGTTCCACCGCTTGAAACCGGCAATTTCGTTTCCCTCTTAGACAGAGAACTTGTCAATACCTATGCCGAGTGGGTAAGTACACACCGCGAAACTTGTCCACCCGCAGAGGTCGCGGCGCGTGTTGACGGTCATCACCTATTGTTCTACCTCTCGGTTATCCATCAACTCTTGCAGGCTACCGCGCAGCCCGAAGCCGCCGAAAGCAGGATACTCCTTGAGGCGTGGGGCAATGCACAGGCGAGATTCCAAAGCGCGCTCACACATGTTACTGATATTCATCTAAGCGACGACATTTGTACAAATCGGATACGGGAGCTGATAGGCGGTTTTTCTGCCTAAGGCGGTAGCGGTTTAAATCAAGATTTTCAGAATGAGAGGCTGGACAGGGGCAACTTGCGTTATGGTATCAGTTCTTACTCTTAGCATCCTCAAGGACTGCACCGACAAGTTTCCCGAAAAACGTCTGAATTTCCGGTGTTGACGGCTTTTTTTCATTAAACTCGGTCTGATACGATTTTAGCACCTCATAGAGTGATGTCAGGTTAACCCGCCGTCTCCGAATCGCTTCACGGACGTGTTGAAAGTTTTCAACAATCTGTTCCTCTGGGATGCCGTCAGGTCTTTGGTCCTCTGACTTAAGGTGTTTTTCGACGCTGTTCAGGGCGCGTTCTGCCATCCAATGGTGTGCCCCTTCAGGTCCTCCGACCTGGCGGTAGATTACAACTACAGCGATCAAGCTGACACCTACAATCACTAATAAAAAAGTCAGAACTCGCCTATAGCAGCCACTTAGTTTTCTGCTTATTATATTCGCCATACGTATTTTTTAGTTCGGGACCTCCGCGAGGTTCATAGATTTGTATTTTTTATAGGACTTATGGAAATTATAGTGAAATCTTTCCCTCACGTATCGTTAGTGCCGCCTTCAACTTTTGATTTCCGATAAATTTTGTCCCGTGGGCATCAAAGTATTCAAATTCACCGTCAAGGGCTTCAAATACCGCAACATCTGCGACGGTACCAACTTTCAGATGACCGAGCTGCGCCTCACGTTGAATAGCCTTCGCGGCACTGAAGGTCGCCTTGTCAATTACCTCTTCAAGTGACAAACCTAAGTGCATCAATTTCGATAGTGTTGTCGGCAGATCGTAGACGGGACCGTTGATGTTTCCAGTGTGAAGATCGGTGCTGATAACATCGGAGATAAAACCCTGTTCGATAGCACGTTGGGCAATTTCGTAATGAAAACTGCCAGCCCCGTGACCGACATCAAAGATAACACCGTCTTCGCGGGCCTTCCATGCCTCGGGAATGACCCTACCTTTTTCGTCAACGATATTATCACCGTTGCCTTGGAAACAGTGCGTAATCACATCACCGGGGCGGAGTAATTTCAAAATATCGGGGAGCGGCACACCGGCACCGATATGGCACATCACAGATGTTCCAGCGCGCTCGGCGGCTTGGATAGCAAGTTTCAAGGGTTCAACACCGTTATCACCGACCTGACCTTTCCCTTGACGTACTTTCACGCCGACGGTGATGTCGCGATGCTGTTGTAATGTTGCCGCAACGCGTCCGGGATCGGCATAGGCTATATCAAACATTTCGCCCACAGGTCCGTAGACGAGTCCAATACCTGAGATGTGAATGTAGGTAAGGATATTTGTCTGGGCGGGTTCGGCAATGAATTCTCGGAAACCGGGAAATGTCACCCAACTCGGGCTCCCGGCATCCACAACAGTGGTAGTCCCTGCCATCGGGCAAATCGCGTCGGCTCTAATGCCCCATGTTGTTACACCGTAATAGACGTGTGTGTGGATATCAACCAGTCCGGGTGTTACGTATTTATCTTTCACAGAGACGGTCTGTGTCGCTGCAGTATCGGGAATGTCGGGTTCAATTGCTGCGATAACACCGTCAGCAATTGCGACATCTCGCACTGCATTCAAACCTTGCGCGGCATCAATGACAGTGCCATCTTTCAGTAGGATGTCATACTTCATTTTAGTTATCAGTTATCAGTTTTCAGTTATCAGTTACAAGATGTTAAGGTTGAGCCCCGGAGATCATCTACAGTGAAGTTAGACCCCGCGTTTATCACCCCAAATGTCGACATGCACACGAGGGGAGTAGCGATATCCGTTCTCTTTGCAGAGGTTGACCAGCCATTCTTGTTTCTGTTGTAGCACGGCAGACGTTGTGCCTTGCGGCATCAACAGAATCGTCTCGGCAGGGATACCGATTTCTGTTTGTAGCGTCTGGATCTCAGTCAAATCTTCAGGCGTATCTACAACAAATTTCACTTGGCACGGATACGCCTCCAAAAACTTACGGATAACCTCCGGACAGATGCGTTCGCGTTCGTGACGTTTGAAAAAGCGATTATCTTCCGATGGATTGGAGTTCCGCAACTTCGGACTCATTGAAATGAGATGCGCTGCAACCGCCGCGAACAGTGTAGCGTTCGTTTCAATCGTAATGTGGTGTCCCCGTTTATCAAGTTCATGACAGAGTTCCATCAACTCTTTGGGTTGAATAAAGGGTTCACCGCCAGTGATAACAACATGTTTACACCCGTAACGCGTGATCGCAGCAACGCTTTCGGCAACGGTGATGTCCCGATCTTCGGGTTCCCAAGATGTGTAAGGTGTATCACACCAAACACATCTCAGATTGCAATAACTCGTTCGAAAAAAAACAGAGGGTACACCGATGAGTTGCCCTTCACCCTGAATGGTATGAAAGAGTTCGCTGAATTTCATTTTTTAAATAAATATGAACTTCTGCTCGGCTTTGTCCGCCCCTTCCGAGTAACGGGTGGGGGGGCCTGTCCAAAACCGGTTCTTGATTAAACCTGCTACCTGGGTTCAGCCGAACCAAACGCGGTGCGTATGAAGTCGTGCGCGTGGTGCAGGACTACGCCTCAATGAGTTCGATTTGAACGTTATCGGGTCCCTTGAAAAACGCCATCATTAACCCGTTGGGTTTCAGGTCTTCAAGTTCCGCGCCTTTTGCTTGGAGTTTCGCGACCTCTGCGTCCAAATCCTCTACGGTGAAAGCGAGTTGGTAGACACCCCAGCGTGGATTGCCGCTGGTGGCTTCAACATCCATATCTCCAAACTTAGGCGATAGAAAAATCCGTTCCCCACCGACTTCCATTCGGACAATTTTTAAGCCGCGGACCTCAACGGTTTCATCAACTTTTCCATCAAACATCTCTTCATAATAACGAACTGCACCTTCTAAATCTTCACAACGAAGATGAACGTGGTGAAATGTAACTGCCATTGTCAAAACTTCCTTTCTTTGAAAAATGCCTCCGACAAGCGCGCAAGGCAAAAGATGATACAAGATACAAAATTATCACATAATCTGTTGATTGTGTCAAATTGTTTTTTGGTCCAGCTGAATGTTAGATTCCGAAAAAATACCGAGATACAACGAAGCAATTGTTTCAGGCGGCGCGCAAATATTGCGCGCCGCCATTACAATTTTTGCGCGTTGGCAACAGATGGCGGATTCCAGACAGGTTCTGTTTCTTTAATGAGATTCTTTAGAAAAAGGTGACGTACTTTTGATGAACTTAGTGAACACCTGTGTTTTAAGCGATTGATGGTGCAAATTGTCTCTGAATCTTAACGGGTTTGACACACATATTTGCTTTTGGAAACATTGGCATAAAACTTGCTCACGCATATACTGATGTGATTCGATTTCATCTGAAGGAAGTGTCATGAAGGTGTGTTTAACTTTTTGAAGGTAACGAATATTTAAATTGAACGTTAGATAGTATAGGAATTCGGCAGAGAAGTGGATTGACATCTCAAGTGTTTTAGTAAATGGAATAAAGAGAAAATTATGGCAGCTAAAATTCGCAAAAGAAATGGCATCACGATTTTGGAACCTGGCGGTAAAATGGTGGAATCCTCCGTCCCCGAATTACGGGAAGTAATCTTACCAGAGATAGAGGCTGCCGATGCGCCACACATTCTCATCAATTTTGAGCACGTCAATAGGATGGATAGCTCAGGACTCGGTGCCCTTGTGGAGGTACGGAGCCTTGCATCACGAAGGAATGGTCGTATCGGGGTCATCAATGTTAGTCAACAGATCAACGATCTGATTGTTCTCAGCCGACTCGTTCGGGTCTTTGAACATTACGACAGCGAAGATGCCGCAGTTTCTGGATTATCCATCTGAAACCGACAGTTTCTGGATAGTGTCTGAGGCAGGGAACAAATACCTAAAAGGAGAAAATTATGGCAACTGAGATTCGCCAGCAAGATGGCATCACAATTGTGGAACCGAATGGAAAAATAGTTGGACCCTCTGTATCCGACTTACGGGAAGTAATCTTGCCGGAGATAGAGGTTTCCGAGACACCACGCATTCTCATCAATTTTGAGCACGTCAATATGATTGACAGTTCAGGCCTCGGCGCCCTTATGGAGGCACGGGCGCTCGCATCACGAAAGAACGGTCGTATCGGGGTCACCAATGTCGGGAAACACATTAGAAATCTGATTGTTCTTAGCCGGATTGTTAGCCTCTTTGAACATTTTGATAACGTGGCTGACGGCGTTTCAGGGTTATCCACCTAAATCCCGAAATTTTGTGTCGAAACTCAAAAAGGGATGTTTTAGCATCCCTTTCTTTTTTAGACGACAACAAATTTGAGTAAATTCAAAAAACGAACTTTTTCTGAACAGGAGTTGACTAAAGTAAACGAACCCTAAAGTAAACGAACATTTAAACTGAACGTTTAATTATGTAAAATTCAAAAGAGCAGTCAACTAATATTTCAAAATACCCATCAAAGTAGAAAAAAACAAAAAAGGAAAAAATCATGATTACTAAAATTCGCGAGCAAAACGGCATCTCAATTGTGGAACCCAGCGGAAAAATAATGGGACCCGCAGCATCGGAATTATGGGACGCGATTTCACCGCAGATAAAGGCTTCCGATACACCTCGCATCCTCATCAATTTTGAACACGTCAATAGAGTTGATAGCTCAGGCCTCGGTGCCCTCATGATCGCACGTGCTGCTATAGCACGAAAGAAAGGTCGTGTTGGGGTCATCAATGTCAGCAAACATATCAATAACCTGATTGTTCTGAGTCGTCTCGCGAGCCTCTTTGAACGGTTCGACAGCGAGGACGCTGCGATTTCCGCATTAGCAGCTTAAAACCCAAAATTCTGGGCATTTCATAAGGGGGTGGTTTTACCACTCCCTTTTTTGTTTTGCACGCTTCTGTCGTTATTCGCTTAGTTTTTCGAATCGCGATCTACCCCAAAAACACTAATTTTGGATTAAATACGCCAATAAACCTTATTTTTTGCGATTTTTCTAAAAATTTTGCACCCTTTTTACTAACGAAATGCGTCATTAACAATTGAAAGCATCGCTAATCGGAAAATAGACTTGAAGAAAAACAGACGTCCGTAGCGTTTGTCTTACAAAAGGATTGGTGAGTCGAACGGCGGGGTTTGATTCAAACGTGGATATTTATGAGATACTTTGAAAAAAACGAACTTTTTTTGATCGTATCTGACTAAACTATCAAATAAGCAAATTGAAAGTTCAAAAAATTTAGAGAAGCGAATTGCCAACTTTAATGTTTTAGCAAAATTAAAAGGGAGTAAATCATGACCACTAAAATTCGTCAACAAAACGGCATCACAATTTTGGAACCCAACGGAAAACTAATGGGACCCTCTGTATCCGAATTACAGACAGCACTTTCGCCACAGTTAGAGACATCTGATGCCCCTCGCATCCTTATTAATTTCGAGCACGTCAATAAAATCGACAGTTCAGGACTTGGTGCACTTATGGGAGTCCGTGCCGTGACAGCACGAAAGAAAGGGCGTATCGGGGTCATCAATGTCAGTAAACAGATCAAAAATCTGGTTGTTCTCAGTCGGCTCGTTCGGGTCTTTGAACATTATGACAGCGAGGCTGCAGCGGTTTCGGCACTATCCGTCTAAAATCCAAAATCTTTGGAACTTCAAACGGGGATGGTTTTACCATCCCCGCTTTTTTTTTGCGGAGTGAAGTTGTCCTTTTAATGTCTGAACTGTGATTTATGGGATTTTAGAGATTACCGGGATAAGAGTGAACCCAAAATTTTTGATTTGAGGTTTCAAGCATCTTGCGTTGAGCATTTTCGGAGAGGTGTCGCGATACAGCAAAGAGATTGTGTCGGTTGACAGATTATCCGCAATGCTGTTATTATGTTGGAAACCTGAAATATAGGGTCCTAACATGCTGTTGGAAAAATGGACGACGCTCCGAACTGAACATATCCAATTACTTGCCGAAGAACTCGCGAGGCAGCAGATACCTATCATTGTGCAACTCGAACCGATCGCGGATTGTGAGGAGCTGCTGACCTTCTCGGAGTCGAATCCGACACCGGTTGAATTTACGCCACAACATCCGGCATGGCGGTTGGAATCCGTCGCGGCGCGTGTCATTGAGGGAGTCGCAGTTGCCGCGCATGAACCGCTGACCGAGTTGGGATACCGAGAACTCGCGCGTATCCTGTTAGAACACGCCGTTTATCTCTACGCCTATCCCGATGGTGAACCGCGTCCGAGGCTTGAAGCCGGGAGCGCATTGGCATTGGTGGGTAACGTCTGTGCGTCGCTTCCGCACTCCGAACTCTGGCGACTCGCTGGGTTTGGGAGGATCTCCGCAGTGCTTGCCGAGGTTGCACCCGGACCAACGGATTCGCATCTTACCCTACCGATTGATGTCGCCTTCTCGCTTGCCAACGAACGAAACCTCCCGATTCTGGCATCTGCGATTGACACTTATAACACCGTTCTCAAGCCGAATTTCACACCGCAAAACCGTTTCGACTTGCCCCTCAGCGATAGCGATTTTTTTGAGGCACTCAATTTGGATTTTCCGGGAATGGAAGCCGTGAACGCAGCGGTACTCGCAGACGATATACACACCGCGAAAACCGAATATACCGCCTTTCGTCGGCAGTTCCTAAAAGACTTTGTGGGAGGGATTTCTAATCCCGACTCTGTCCTGTTAGAAAGATCCGATACTTATGCTACTGCCAAAACCTATCTTGAGTGTCTGCTACGGTTGTCTATCCATCCGACTCCGGCTATCACAGCGACTACGGAAATCGGTATCGCAGCGCACCTGTTCCCAGAATTCCGGGAAAATGAACAACTCCGTAAGTTGGCACTGCAGCGTTACAAGTGGATCATCGACGCATTCTTCCATGCTGACGGGTTTCATAAAGACCGGACACTCCGGGCACAAGTCGAGGCAATCGCGGATTTCGCGAGATTCCTCCGCTTTCAGTCTGACGTACAAACTGAAGAATTACGCGATGTACTTGAGAAGTTGGTCGCAGCATGCATCCATTTAAGCAGACCCGATTGTTCGTTCCCGCCACTCGGTCCGCTCCCTGCGCCTAATTTTGATGCCGTTGAACTCTGCACTATCGCTGATAGCCGCTTCAAGTATCCTGACACGACATCGCACGCGCTCCCTGAAACTGGCTGCTACGTCATGAGAGACAACTGGAAGCCTGATGGACAATACCTGTTCTTTGATGCACATCCAAAGGGACAATCCAACAACACTGATATATCAAGTCTGGCACTCTATGCGCACGGACGACAATTGACAACAAGCGCAGTCCATGTGCTTGGTACGACATCAACAGGCTCTGATGTGCTTGGTACACAATGGGCAACAACCTCTGCTTTTGATTGGGTCGAACAATGGTACCAAGCTGTAGGTGTTCACCACAAACGCGCCATCTTCTACCTTAAGGGTGAATACTTTATCTTGCACGATCTTGTATTGGGTGCGGAAGCGCAAACACTGGAGCAGACTTTCCGTCTCGGTGAAAGCGTAGATACTCACATCAATGCGGATACCGGACAGGCATGGACAGAGGAGGCGCGTCGCAGTAATCTCTTTATTGGCGCAATGGGGACGACTGACCTCACGGTAGCGTTAGAGGGAAACGGTGTTGTCCATCGGTGTAACAGCAAACCGCCAGTCGTGCTGAATACGCTTCTTTATCCGATGAGACCCGCTGTCACAACATATCCTACCATTTCGGACATTGAGGTTCGCACGGATTCGGATGTCTTAGGGACAGGTTTTACCCTCGAATTGCCGAACACAACAGACACGTTCCTGATCTCTGACGACGGCTTGGCGGAGATGTCTACTGAAGATATTCGGTTTGTCGGGGAATATCTGTTCTTACGAAGAGATGCTTCTGGCAGTGTTCAATTCATTATGCTGAACGGACGGTTTTTGAAGGTGGGTCCGAAAGTCCTTGCCGATTTAGATGAACCGTGCGAAAGTTATGTGGAGATGTAGGTAGTGGGTTGGCACGCGGTACGCAACATGTCAGGATGCAAGGAGATGCGATGCTGTCAAATATTCTGGTGGTATTGTGCGTTCCCTTGGCAAATAGATTGCAACAGGAATACCGATGCCGTGCAGGTATTTGCACATTAACGGTCCCACATCTTTCCAGTCTAATCCGCCTAACCCGCATCCCAATGCAGGCATCGCGAGGGATTGAATGCTTTGCTTTTTAAAATTCCGTTGTACCCAGTCTAATCCGCCTTCAATATCCTCTAAACGTGAGTTTTCTCTCCATTTCCGCTTTGTTGCAAAAAGCAGGAACCACTTTACAGCGTTAGGGGTAATAAGATCAGCACCAAAGTCTGCTAATTCCTCATCCAATGACCCCTCGCGCTTATAGAGATACGGCTTTATCTGCGTGATACGTCTTGATCGGCAAGCATCTTGATATGCTACGTAGACATCGGGGAATTTTTGCTTGGCACGCAATGCTAATCCTCTGCCCATGACGCTTTGGAGATTGACTGGGATTGTCAGTGTCTGTAGTCTTGAGAAAAACAGATCACCATCAACAATCGAAAGATTATCTCCAATTCGTTTTATGCTATGCGGCAGGATAGGCATGTAGGTTACCTCTGTTCCCAAACTAAAACCAAAAGTGTGTGAACAATCTCTGGACGCGATTTTCCGATTAATCCTCAATGGTGACCATAGATGTCAATTTAGGGATTTTTCACGACTTTTTAGAACAACTATTATAAACATGCCGCCCTTACAGGGCTTGGGTCTTTTTTGGCCATATACCGCTATAAACATAACGTCCCTACGGGACTAAAGAGGGTTTTGAAGTCTTCAAGGTTTCCGCGGATATCCTACCGCAATTCGCAGACCCCTTCCACACACAACGTCTCACCCGATTCTCGATCGTTTGGGATATTTAGAAGCTGCTATGGTACAATACGGCATTTCATACTCCTTCACTTGAAGGTCGTTCTTGTACAACAGGAATCACATAACTCCGGACTGTTACATCGTCAATCGTCTCCGTCTCTACACGCGACTCTGGCTCTTGACGATGGTCAAATACGATATAGTATCCTTGCGTTGTGCCTTCCAACTTCAGGTATGCTGCTAACTGTTTCTTGCCTGCTTGGTAGCGACTATCGCCTCGCCAAATCTTTGTCTCAATAATGTATTTTCGCTGATTGTGGGTGATGAGGATGTCCATTCTCCCACGACCAGTTTGCACCTCTATGTGCATAACACCACCGATACGTCTAACAAATTCGTCAAGATAGGCGAGCAGGAGGTGCCGTCCTACCGATTCTTGCGGCGTACCGGGCACCTGCAAAATTCTGAAACCTGCCCGTGCTATGAAATCTCGGAAGTTATCCAGTAACGCCTCCATCTGAATCTGGCCTGTAGATGTGAGATACTCATGAAGTGCTTCGCCAGTATCTTCCGAGAAGTATTCTTGCTCTAACCCGTTTACGAGTGGCTTGAACGTCCTCATAATCCGGTAGAGATAAATCGGATTGAGAATCTCACACATACCATCAGTCCCTTCTTTAATAACGCCATAAGTGGCAAGTTCACTGATAATATCATCGTCGAGATTAAAGTCTACGCCTTCTTCACGCGCCATAATCCGCATGAGAACGCTTTCAAAGCGCGGATTCCTGCGGATATTGGTCGTCAGATGTTCAATGTTGGTATTCCGTCCACGGAGGAGTTGCGTATGTGCCATTGAAAAGTGTGCCATTGTAATCGGTTCGGTCTTTGGAATATCTGATTCTTCCGTGAGGATCTGCGCGAATCGGTTGACAAGAACAGGTTGCCCGGCGGT
Proteins encoded in this window:
- a CDS encoding phosphotransferase, coding for MEHLIEHITAHFKTDADALKFEPIQHGTRQRRNVCILKFDTEKYLLKQYDMTTPVVDAGHTPLQIEAAVLTLLHDKGCQVPQLIWKSERLHSLLLEWCGEFTLDALVQSHKKPAQSITALLYTILRELCKIENCFTTHAAQFAPYVFRFNAQTILRDLLEQGKKVVGYLSHLNNSRMSSAEIERFTDTWNMFANRLQHAPTTLGNLDNNARNIVIRDVSPFFIDFASIGWNWQAMRLVQLFNSIGAFLVPPLETGNFVSLLDRELVNTYAEWVSTHRETCPPAEVAARVDGHHLLFYLSVIHQLLQATAQPEAAESRILLEAWGNAQARFQSALTHVTDIHLSDDICTNRIRELIGGFSA
- a CDS encoding heparinase II/III family protein produces the protein MLLEKWTTLRTEHIQLLAEELARQQIPIIVQLEPIADCEELLTFSESNPTPVEFTPQHPAWRLESVAARVIEGVAVAAHEPLTELGYRELARILLEHAVYLYAYPDGEPRPRLEAGSALALVGNVCASLPHSELWRLAGFGRISAVLAEVAPGPTDSHLTLPIDVAFSLANERNLPILASAIDTYNTVLKPNFTPQNRFDLPLSDSDFFEALNLDFPGMEAVNAAVLADDIHTAKTEYTAFRRQFLKDFVGGISNPDSVLLERSDTYATAKTYLECLLRLSIHPTPAITATTEIGIAAHLFPEFRENEQLRKLALQRYKWIIDAFFHADGFHKDRTLRAQVEAIADFARFLRFQSDVQTEELRDVLEKLVAACIHLSRPDCSFPPLGPLPAPNFDAVELCTIADSRFKYPDTTSHALPETGCYVMRDNWKPDGQYLFFDAHPKGQSNNTDISSLALYAHGRQLTTSAVHVLGTTSTGSDVLGTQWATTSAFDWVEQWYQAVGVHHKRAIFYLKGEYFILHDLVLGAEAQTLEQTFRLGESVDTHINADTGQAWTEEARRSNLFIGAMGTTDLTVALEGNGVVHRCNSKPPVVLNTLLYPMRPAVTTYPTISDIEVRTDSDVLGTGFTLELPNTTDTFLISDDGLAEMSTEDIRFVGEYLFLRRDASGSVQFIMLNGRFLKVGPKVLADLDEPCESYVEM
- a CDS encoding STAS domain-containing protein codes for the protein MATEIRQQDGITIVEPNGKIVGPSVSDLREVILPEIEVSETPRILINFEHVNMIDSSGLGALMEARALASRKNGRIGVTNVGKHIRNLIVLSRIVSLFEHFDNVADGVSGLST
- a CDS encoding AAA-like domain-containing protein; translated protein: KLLGDQRVILVIDEFDGIPQEALKGFLHSLRRIYVSNPISRCPHSVGIVGVKSITQLNYDRSISPFNIQDEFNLPNFTLEQVQELFGQYVEEVGQRFAPEVIESIHKQTAGQPVLVNRFAQILTEESDIPKTEPITMAHFSMAHTQLLRGRNTNIEHLTTNIRRNPRFESVLMRIMAREEGVDFNLDDDIISELATYGVIKEGTDGMCEILNPIYLYRIMRTFKPLVNGLEQEYFSEDTGEALHEYLTSTGQIQMEALLDNFRDFIARAGFRILQVPGTPQESVGRHLLLAYLDEFVRRIGGVMHIEVQTGRGRMDILITHNQRKYIIETKIWRGDSRYQAGKKQLAAYLKLEGTTQGYYIVFDHRQEPESRVETETIDDVTVRSYVIPVVQERPSSEGV
- a CDS encoding macro domain-containing protein; the protein is MPILPHSIKRIGDNLSIVDGDLFFSRLQTLTIPVNLQSVMGRGLALRAKQKFPDVYVAYQDACRSRRITQIKPYLYKREGSLDEELADFGADLITPNAVKWFLLFATKRKWRENSRLEDIEGGLDWVQRNFKKQSIQSLAMPALGCGLGGLDWKDVGPLMCKYLHGIGIPVAIYLPRERTIPPEYLTASHLLAS
- a CDS encoding 7-carboxy-7-deazaguanine synthase QueE, whose amino-acid sequence is MKFSELFHTIQGEGQLIGVPSVFFRTSYCNLRCVWCDTPYTSWEPEDRDITVAESVAAITRYGCKHVVITGGEPFIQPKELMELCHELDKRGHHITIETNATLFAAVAAHLISMSPKLRNSNPSEDNRFFKRHERERICPEVIRKFLEAYPCQVKFVVDTPEDLTEIQTLQTEIGIPAETILLMPQGTTSAVLQQKQEWLVNLCKENGYRYSPRVHVDIWGDKRGV
- a CDS encoding amidohydrolase/deacetylase family metallohydrolase encodes the protein MKYDILLKDGTVIDAAQGLNAVRDVAIADGVIAAIEPDIPDTAATQTVSVKDKYVTPGLVDIHTHVYYGVTTWGIRADAICPMAGTTTVVDAGSPSWVTFPGFREFIAEPAQTNILTYIHISGIGLVYGPVGEMFDIAYADPGRVAATLQQHRDITVGVKVRQGKGQVGDNGVEPLKLAIQAAERAGTSVMCHIGAGVPLPDILKLLRPGDVITHCFQGNGDNIVDEKGRVIPEAWKAREDGVIFDVGHGAGSFHYEIAQRAIEQGFISDVISTDLHTGNINGPVYDLPTTLSKLMHLGLSLEEVIDKATFSAAKAIQREAQLGHLKVGTVADVAVFEALDGEFEYFDAHGTKFIGNQKLKAALTIREGKISL
- a CDS encoding STAS domain-containing protein translates to MTTKIRQQNGITILEPNGKLMGPSVSELQTALSPQLETSDAPRILINFEHVNKIDSSGLGALMGVRAVTARKKGRIGVINVSKQIKNLVVLSRLVRVFEHYDSEAAAVSALSV
- a CDS encoding STAS domain-containing protein, whose amino-acid sequence is MAAKIRKRNGITILEPGGKMVESSVPELREVILPEIEAADAPHILINFEHVNRMDSSGLGALVEVRSLASRRNGRIGVINVSQQINDLIVLSRLVRVFEHYDSEDAAVSGLSI
- a CDS encoding VOC family protein; this translates as MAVTFHHVHLRCEDLEGAVRYYEEMFDGKVDETVEVRGLKIVRMEVGGERIFLSPKFGDMDVEATSGNPRWGVYQLAFTVEDLDAEVAKLQAKGAELEDLKPNGLMMAFFKGPDNVQIELIEA
- a CDS encoding STAS domain-containing protein, with the protein product MITKIREQNGISIVEPSGKIMGPAASELWDAISPQIKASDTPRILINFEHVNRVDSSGLGALMIARAAIARKKGRVGVINVSKHINNLIVLSRLASLFERFDSEDAAISALAA